A window from Lachnoanaerobaculum umeaense encodes these proteins:
- a CDS encoding NCS2 family permease — MEKFFKLKENGTDVKTEIIAGITTFMTMAYILAVNPNILADAGMDRGAVFTATAIASFLGTALMALLANYPFALAPGMGLNAYFAYTVVLGMGYSWQTALTAVFVEGIIFIALSVTNVREAIFNAVPRNLKSAVSVGIGLFIAFIGLQNAKIVIGGATLVELFSLKGYNAVHGAEGVVATANDVGITVIIAIIGILITAFMVVKEVKGNILLGILATWVLGIIAQVTGLYVPNPALGFYSVLPDFSNGLSIPSIGPVLFKLEFHKIATLEFVVVMFAFLFVDMFDTIGTLIGVSTKAGMLDKDGKLPHIKGALLADAVATTAGAVLGTTTVTTFVESASGVSEGGRTGLTAMTTAVLFAASLLLSPIFLAIPAFATAPALIVVGFYMFSNVVHIDFSDMTEAIPCYICILAMPLFYSISEGISMGIISYVFINAVTGKAKKVTPLMYILSIMFIAKYFLL; from the coding sequence ATGGAAAAGTTTTTTAAGCTAAAAGAAAACGGAACCGATGTGAAAACTGAAATTATTGCCGGTATTACCACTTTTATGACTATGGCATACATACTGGCAGTAAACCCTAATATCCTTGCTGATGCAGGTATGGACAGAGGTGCGGTATTTACCGCAACCGCAATAGCTTCATTCCTTGGAACAGCATTGATGGCGTTATTGGCAAATTATCCTTTTGCACTTGCACCGGGTATGGGACTTAATGCATATTTTGCATATACTGTAGTTCTTGGTATGGGATATAGCTGGCAGACAGCTCTTACAGCAGTATTTGTAGAAGGTATTATATTTATTGCACTTTCAGTTACAAATGTTCGTGAGGCAATCTTTAATGCGGTTCCAAGAAACTTAAAATCAGCAGTAAGTGTGGGTATTGGACTTTTTATTGCATTTATCGGACTTCAAAATGCTAAGATTGTTATTGGTGGTGCTACACTTGTAGAGTTGTTCTCATTAAAGGGATATAATGCTGTACATGGAGCTGAAGGTGTGGTAGCTACAGCTAATGATGTAGGTATTACAGTTATTATCGCTATAATCGGTATTCTTATTACAGCATTCATGGTTGTAAAAGAAGTAAAGGGAAATATCTTACTTGGTATATTGGCAACATGGGTTCTAGGCATAATCGCTCAGGTTACAGGTTTGTATGTTCCAAACCCTGCACTAGGCTTTTACAGTGTATTGCCTGATTTTTCAAATGGACTTAGTATACCTAGTATCGGACCGGTTTTATTCAAACTTGAGTTCCATAAGATTGCAACACTTGAGTTTGTAGTGGTAATGTTCGCATTCTTATTCGTAGATATGTTTGATACTATCGGTACATTGATTGGTGTATCTACAAAGGCGGGAATGCTTGATAAAGACGGCAAGCTTCCACATATCAAGGGCGCTTTACTTGCAGACGCTGTAGCTACTACAGCAGGTGCAGTGCTTGGTACAACAACAGTTACAACATTCGTTGAGTCAGCTTCAGGTGTTTCTGAGGGTGGAAGAACAGGCCTTACAGCAATGACAACGGCAGTTCTCTTTGCAGCTTCATTGTTATTATCACCTATATTCCTTGCTATACCTGCATTTGCGACAGCACCGGCTCTTATCGTTGTTGGATTCTACATGTTCTCAAATGTAGTACACATTGATTTCTCAGATATGACAGAGGCTATTCCTTGCTATATCTGTATACTTGCAATGCCACTCTTCTACAGTATTTCAGAGGGTATTTCAATGGGAATCATATCTTATGTGTTTATAAATGCTGTTACAGGAAAGGCTAAGAAGGTTACACCTCTTATGTATATACTTTCAATAATGTTTATAGCAAAGTATTTCTTATTATAG
- the ade gene encoding adenine deaminase, giving the protein MDKDSLKLLIDVANGNVKADLVIKNGFIVDVCSGKVFKADLAIAGGYIAGFGEYEGGREIDVKGKYISPGLMDAHIHIESSYCTPEEFGRMVVPHGTTTVIADPHEIVNVCGIEGFHYMQEAAKNTSLSIKYMIPSCVPATNMEDAGCVILADDMKADITSGEVPGLGEFMDYNAIIQKDDIALDKLILARNHDKIVDGHSPNLVGKDLNAYVCTGIDTDHECSTLEEMEDRLSRGVYVQLRQGSACHNLEALIPGINEYNFRRCLLCSDDRQPKTIFEDGHLEYHLRTLVKAGISPFIAIAMATINVSDCYGLKDRGMIAPGKRADLVVFDDLKDFKVSSVYILGEEVARDGSYLKAVKKYDISKVSDTVHLDKFHENMLQMPLKSDDVYAIEMIAGGVLSKKTKIKIKRDENGYFIFDKNIDACKCAVIERHHNTGKIGLGIINGYGIQCGAIAASVAHDSHNIICVGVDDNEMYMAIENVKQNGGGFSLVKDGKVIESLPLPVAGLMSDLSGEEVSKKLLSLHKKAVDELGVNESLEPVMSLTFMSLMVIPELKLTARGLFDIFENKFIDIEAE; this is encoded by the coding sequence ATGGACAAAGACAGTTTAAAGCTACTGATTGATGTGGCAAACGGAAATGTAAAGGCAGATCTGGTAATAAAAAATGGTTTTATTGTAGATGTTTGTAGTGGCAAAGTATTCAAAGCTGATTTGGCCATTGCAGGTGGATATATTGCAGGTTTTGGTGAATATGAAGGTGGAAGAGAAATAGATGTTAAAGGTAAGTATATTTCTCCGGGACTTATGGATGCACATATTCATATTGAGTCGTCATATTGTACCCCGGAAGAATTTGGCAGAATGGTGGTGCCGCATGGTACAACTACTGTCATTGCAGATCCTCATGAGATTGTGAATGTATGTGGTATAGAGGGCTTCCATTATATGCAGGAAGCTGCAAAAAACACTTCTCTCTCAATTAAGTATATGATACCATCCTGTGTACCGGCGACAAATATGGAAGATGCCGGATGTGTAATTTTAGCAGATGATATGAAGGCTGATATCACATCAGGGGAAGTACCGGGTCTTGGCGAATTCATGGATTATAATGCAATAATACAAAAGGACGATATTGCACTTGATAAACTGATTTTAGCAAGAAATCATGACAAGATAGTAGACGGACACAGTCCTAATCTTGTTGGTAAGGATTTGAATGCATATGTTTGTACAGGAATAGATACAGACCATGAGTGCTCCACATTGGAAGAGATGGAGGATAGGCTCAGTCGTGGAGTATATGTGCAACTTAGACAGGGGTCAGCCTGTCACAATCTTGAGGCACTTATACCTGGCATTAATGAGTATAATTTTAGAAGATGTTTGCTTTGTTCCGATGATAGACAACCGAAGACTATTTTTGAGGACGGACATTTGGAATATCATCTAAGAACTTTGGTAAAGGCCGGTATTTCACCATTTATTGCCATTGCAATGGCCACTATAAATGTAAGTGATTGTTATGGATTAAAAGACAGGGGAATGATTGCACCGGGAAAGAGGGCAGACCTGGTTGTTTTTGATGATTTAAAAGATTTTAAAGTTTCTTCAGTTTATATTTTGGGGGAAGAGGTAGCTAGGGATGGAAGTTATTTAAAAGCAGTAAAGAAATATGATATATCTAAGGTATCTGATACTGTACATTTAGATAAATTTCATGAGAATATGCTACAGATGCCTCTTAAATCGGATGATGTTTATGCAATAGAAATGATTGCGGGAGGAGTATTATCTAAGAAGACAAAAATCAAGATAAAAAGAGATGAAAACGGATACTTTATCTTTGATAAAAATATAGATGCTTGTAAATGTGCTGTTATAGAAAGACATCATAATACCGGGAAGATTGGGCTTGGAATAATAAATGGCTATGGAATACAATGTGGTGCAATAGCTGCATCAGTAGCACATGATTCACATAATATTATATGTGTGGGTGTGGATGATAATGAAATGTATATGGCTATAGAAAATGTGAAGCAAAATGGCGGAGGATTTTCATTGGTAAAAGATGGTAAGGTGATTGAGAGCTTGCCTTTGCCGGTAGCAGGTCTTATGAGTGATTTGAGTGGAGAAGAGGTTTCAAAGAAGCTTCTTAGTCTTCATAAAAAGGCTGTAGATGAGTTAGGAGTAAATGAAAGTCTTGAGCCTGTTATGTCGCTTACTTTTATGTCACTTATGGTTATTCCAGAGCTGAAGCTTACTGCCAGGGGGTTATTTGATATTTTTGAAAATAAGTTCATAGACATTGAGGCAGAGTAA
- a CDS encoding ABC transporter substrate-binding protein: protein MKKLLLTGLAVTAAGMLAACGGGKAEPAATKAAAEDSKAETKKEAAETKEASGDAAELSLWTYPVGKWGDAATVDGIIKKFNEKYPDIKVTVEYLDYQNGDDQINTAIEGKQAPDIVLEGPERLVANWGAKGLMVDLSDMFEKDAASDIYDPVKAACKSPTGAYYEYPAFRVAHCMAINKTMFEKADALQYLDLDTHTWTTENFLKAVQAVYDSGQENVGAIYCSSQAGDQGTRALVNNLYSGTFTDKDHTKYTADSAENIKALKAIVDQAGLNFDPSIAGGDEIKLFRNGTLAMSFCWNAAQQTNSDNGEAGKTNAGDEIIPMLFPSDDKVTELCGGIWGYGIFDNGDEGKIAAAKTFIDFVCNDEAAVKESVKASGVFPVRPSVTGVYDGTETADTMKLFEEKFMPSMGDYYQVTKGWTTARTEWWNMLQRIGTGGDVATEVATFTTNANAAAAQ from the coding sequence ATGAAGAAATTATTGTTAACAGGTTTAGCAGTTACTGCGGCAGGAATGCTTGCAGCTTGTGGAGGAGGAAAGGCAGAGCCGGCAGCTACAAAAGCGGCAGCAGAGGATTCAAAGGCAGAGACAAAGAAGGAAGCTGCTGAAACTAAGGAAGCATCAGGTGATGCAGCTGAGCTCTCACTTTGGACATATCCTGTTGGAAAGTGGGGAGATGCAGCAACAGTTGATGGAATCATCAAGAAGTTCAATGAAAAATATCCTGATATCAAGGTTACTGTAGAGTATCTTGATTATCAAAATGGTGATGACCAGATAAATACCGCTATAGAAGGAAAGCAGGCACCTGATATCGTACTTGAAGGACCGGAAAGACTTGTAGCCAACTGGGGTGCAAAGGGACTTATGGTAGATCTGTCAGATATGTTTGAGAAGGATGCCGCATCAGATATCTATGATCCTGTAAAGGCAGCTTGCAAGAGTCCTACAGGTGCATACTATGAGTATCCGGCATTTAGGGTTGCACATTGTATGGCTATAAACAAGACCATGTTTGAGAAGGCAGATGCTTTACAGTATCTGGATCTGGATACACATACATGGACAACAGAGAACTTCTTAAAGGCAGTTCAGGCTGTATATGATTCAGGACAGGAAAATGTAGGTGCTATTTATTGTTCTTCACAGGCTGGAGACCAGGGAACAAGAGCTTTGGTTAATAACCTTTATTCAGGCACATTTACAGATAAGGATCACACAAAGTATACAGCTGACTCGGCTGAGAATATAAAGGCATTAAAGGCAATTGTTGATCAGGCAGGCCTTAATTTTGACCCATCTATCGCAGGTGGTGATGAGATTAAATTGTTTAGAAACGGTACTTTAGCAATGTCATTTTGCTGGAATGCTGCACAGCAGACAAATTCAGATAATGGTGAAGCAGGAAAGACAAATGCCGGAGATGAGATAATACCTATGCTCTTCCCAAGTGATGACAAAGTTACAGAACTTTGTGGCGGTATCTGGGGATATGGAATCTTTGACAATGGAGATGAAGGAAAGATTGCAGCTGCTAAGACATTTATAGATTTCGTATGTAATGATGAGGCAGCGGTTAAGGAAAGCGTAAAGGCTTCAGGAGTCTTCCCTGTAAGACCATCTGTAACAGGTGTATATGATGGAACAGAAACAGCTGATACAATGAAGCTCTTTGAAGAGAAGTTTATGCCTTCAATGGGTGACTACTATCAGGTAACAAAGGGATGGACTACAGCTCGTACAGAGTGGTGGAACATGCTCCAGAGAATAGGCACAGGTGGTGATGTGGCAACTGAAGTTGCAACATTTACAACTAATGCAAATGCAGCAGCAGCACAATAA
- the xdhC gene encoding xanthine dehydrogenase subunit XdhC: protein MTGQSYKLVTCTINGKKCEKMVDVRSSLTDMLRNDYRLTSVKKGCEVGECGACNVLIDGEAFNSCIYLAVWAEGKDILTLEGLMGPNGEISDLQQAFIDETAVQCGFCTPGFVMSATEILNSGKLYTKAELRKLLSGHLCRCTGYENILVAVEKTMKKRLGVD from the coding sequence ATGACAGGACAGAGTTATAAATTGGTAACTTGCACTATCAATGGCAAGAAATGTGAGAAAATGGTAGATGTAAGAAGCTCACTTACAGATATGCTTAGAAATGACTACAGACTTACTTCTGTAAAAAAGGGTTGCGAAGTAGGAGAGTGCGGAGCATGTAATGTACTTATAGATGGCGAGGCGTTTAACTCTTGTATTTATCTGGCAGTGTGGGCTGAGGGCAAGGATATCCTTACATTGGAAGGTCTTATGGGACCAAATGGCGAGATTTCAGATTTGCAACAGGCATTTATAGATGAAACAGCAGTACAGTGTGGTTTCTGTACTCCGGGATTTGTAATGTCAGCTACTGAGATTCTTAACAGTGGAAAGCTTTATACAAAGGCAGAACTTAGAAAGTTGCTTTCAGGACATCTTTGCAGATGTACAGGATATGAAAACATACTTGTAGCTGTTGAAAAGACAATGAAGAAGAGACTTGGGGTTGACTAA
- the xdhA gene encoding xanthine dehydrogenase subunit XdhA, translated as MEVGKSITRVDAFDKVTGRTKYTDDLCDAGAYVAKIVHSTIAHGKVLSVDTSEAEKIEGVVKIVTCFDLGQYRNYFPTAGHPWSTDVSHQDVADRLLLTDEVKFYGDDVAAVIAENEVAANQALRAIKVEYEEYPVVTDVLEAMKDGAPQLHKDYPNNILKHTSISRGNYAEAIKEEGLTVVDRWYNTEPVQHCHIENFICYAYAEGKRITIVASTQIPHIARRVVGQALGIPWGDVKVIKPYIGGGFGNKQDILYEPLCAFLSLQVGGHLVKLDCSREETFFANRTRHGIKFHIISHVRKDGTYAARKIEAFSNQGAYASHGHSIAAKGLGAFPQLYPCDNVEGDAYTVFTNRPVAGAMRGYGIPQAMFAVESHTEDVAKVMGIAPIDFRLKNLMPQGYKDNFSKNENYYDTFRQCIEKGKAYMDYDNRLKELSNQTGRIRTGIGMATFWYNTAVWPISLESSSSRMVLNQDGSVTLQLGETEIGQGADTAFSQMAAEVLGISTDEVHVMSNQDTDITPFGTGAYASRQTYVGGFSIAKTAGLLKQKILDYAYILTNMPPAITDIKNSMIIRTTDNRELISLRDLATEALYSLSDSRHITAESTAQIKSNAYSFGCCFAEVEVDIDMCKAKLTKIINVHDCGKLINPALAKAQVEGGMSMGIGYALSEVQLVDKKTGKVLNDNLLDYKLSTCMDHPHLETAFVENPEPTSPFGTKSLGEPPVCPVAPAIRNAIMNATGVGVNELPLRPEKLYEYFDKAGLLK; from the coding sequence ATGGAGGTTGGAAAAAGTATTACCAGAGTGGATGCGTTTGACAAGGTCACAGGTAGAACAAAGTATACTGACGATTTATGTGATGCAGGAGCATATGTGGCAAAAATTGTGCATTCTACAATAGCTCATGGTAAGGTGCTTTCAGTTGACACTAGTGAAGCAGAGAAGATCGAGGGAGTTGTAAAGATTGTTACCTGCTTTGATCTGGGACAGTATAGAAATTACTTTCCTACAGCAGGACATCCATGGTCTACAGATGTAAGTCATCAGGACGTCGCAGACAGATTATTGCTCACAGATGAAGTTAAATTTTATGGTGATGATGTTGCTGCGGTTATAGCTGAAAATGAGGTAGCTGCAAATCAGGCACTAAGAGCTATTAAAGTTGAATATGAAGAGTACCCTGTAGTTACAGATGTTTTGGAAGCTATGAAGGATGGAGCACCACAACTTCATAAGGATTATCCTAACAATATTTTAAAGCACACAAGTATCAGCAGAGGTAATTATGCTGAGGCAATCAAAGAAGAGGGTCTTACGGTAGTTGACAGATGGTATAATACTGAACCTGTACAGCATTGCCATATAGAGAACTTTATCTGCTACGCATATGCTGAAGGCAAAAGAATTACGATAGTAGCTTCTACACAGATTCCTCATATTGCAAGAAGAGTTGTAGGTCAGGCTCTCGGTATTCCATGGGGAGATGTAAAAGTTATAAAGCCATATATCGGTGGTGGATTTGGAAATAAGCAGGATATACTATATGAGCCGCTTTGTGCATTCCTTTCACTACAGGTGGGTGGACATCTTGTAAAGCTTGATTGCAGCAGAGAGGAAACTTTCTTCGCAAACAGAACAAGACATGGTATAAAGTTCCACATAATTTCACATGTAAGAAAAGATGGTACATATGCTGCAAGAAAGATAGAGGCATTCTCAAACCAAGGTGCATATGCTTCACACGGACATTCTATTGCGGCAAAGGGGCTTGGAGCTTTTCCACAGCTTTATCCATGTGATAATGTTGAAGGCGATGCATATACAGTATTTACAAACAGACCTGTAGCCGGAGCTATGAGAGGATACGGAATTCCACAGGCTATGTTTGCAGTAGAGTCTCACACAGAAGATGTTGCTAAGGTAATGGGTATTGCACCTATCGACTTCAGACTTAAGAACCTTATGCCACAGGGATATAAGGATAATTTTTCAAAGAATGAGAACTACTATGATACATTTAGACAGTGTATTGAAAAGGGTAAAGCCTATATGGACTATGACAATAGACTTAAAGAGCTTTCAAATCAAACAGGCAGAATTAGAACAGGTATAGGAATGGCTACATTCTGGTATAATACAGCGGTTTGGCCTATATCACTTGAGTCATCATCATCAAGAATGGTACTAAATCAGGATGGTTCAGTAACATTACAGCTTGGTGAGACTGAAATTGGTCAGGGTGCAGACACAGCATTTTCACAGATGGCCGCAGAAGTTCTCGGAATCAGTACAGATGAAGTACATGTCATGTCAAATCAGGATACTGATATTACTCCATTTGGTACAGGTGCTTATGCCTCAAGACAGACGTATGTGGGCGGTTTCTCCATTGCTAAGACAGCAGGACTTTTGAAGCAGAAGATTCTTGATTATGCCTATATTTTGACAAATATGCCACCTGCAATCACAGATATCAAGAATTCTATGATAATAAGAACTACAGATAACAGAGAGCTTATTTCATTAAGAGATCTGGCAACAGAAGCTCTTTATTCTCTAAGTGACAGTAGACATATTACAGCAGAGTCTACAGCACAGATTAAGTCAAATGCGTATTCATTTGGATGCTGCTTTGCGGAGGTAGAAGTAGATATTGATATGTGTAAAGCAAAACTTACAAAGATCATTAATGTACATGATTGCGGTAAGCTTATCAACCCGGCACTCGCTAAGGCACAGGTAGAGGGCGGTATGAGTATGGGTATAGGCTATGCACTCTCGGAGGTACAGCTTGTAGATAAGAAGACAGGAAAAGTTTTAAATGATAACCTGCTTGATTATAAATTATCTACATGTATGGATCATCCACACCTTGAGACAGCATTTGTTGAAAATCCTGAGCCTACATCACCATTCGGTACAAAATCATTGGGTGAGCCACCGGTTTGTCCTGTGGCACCGGCTATAAGAAACGCTATTATGAATGCTACAGGTGTAGGGGTTAATGAATTACCTTTACGTCCGGAAAAACTGTATGAATATTTTGATAAAGCAGGTTTACTTAAGTAG
- a CDS encoding N-acetylmannosamine-6-phosphate 2-epimerase, whose protein sequence is MNDKIKSLEGRLIVSCQALENEPLHSDFIMGRMALAAKEGGACGIRANTIVDIKEIQRQVDLPIIGIIKRVYPDSEVYITPTMDEVDALVNAGVDIIALDATNRPRPNNRSLKDFFGDVRAKYPDVLFMADCSTEEEAIFADELGFDFIGTTMVGYTKESEGLRIEENDFEILRNILAKVKHKVIAEGNINTPEKCKRVIELGAFSVVVGSIITRPQLITKEFSKVLEKV, encoded by the coding sequence ATGAATGACAAAATCAAAAGCCTAGAGGGTAGACTGATTGTTTCATGTCAGGCACTGGAAAATGAACCATTACATTCAGACTTCATTATGGGAAGAATGGCTCTTGCAGCAAAAGAGGGTGGAGCGTGTGGCATCAGGGCAAATACTATTGTAGACATAAAAGAGATACAAAGACAAGTGGATTTGCCTATCATAGGTATTATAAAGAGGGTTTATCCTGATAGTGAGGTTTATATAACACCTACTATGGATGAAGTGGATGCATTGGTGAATGCAGGCGTGGATATAATAGCATTGGATGCAACGAATAGACCCAGACCGAATAATAGGAGTTTAAAGGATTTCTTTGGTGATGTTAGAGCAAAATATCCGGATGTATTGTTTATGGCAGACTGTTCTACTGAAGAAGAAGCGATTTTTGCAGATGAACTTGGTTTTGATTTCATTGGTACAACTATGGTTGGTTACACTAAGGAGAGTGAGGGACTGAGGATAGAGGAAAATGATTTTGAAATATTGAGAAATATCCTTGCTAAGGTAAAACATAAAGTTATAGCGGAAGGTAATATAAATACACCTGAGAAATGTAAGAGAGTAATAGAACTTGGAGCATTTAGCGTTGTAGTTGGTTCTATAATTACCAGACCTCAGCTTATAACCAAAGAATTTTCAAAAGTACTTGAAAAGGTGTAA
- a CDS encoding amidohydrolase family protein, whose product MIVKGNLIDCDKNGTIRIRENTYLIVESGIISKIYSEDEIPNSLKNEKIEDYKNALIIPGLIDMHLHAPQFSFRGLGMDMELLDWLNTYTFPEETKYKNMDYAKKAYPKFVKALTNSFTTRAVIFSTLHKEATVLLMDMLEKTGLKCFVGKVNMDRNSSGELIETTSESIDATREWLNTCKNRYKNTKPIITPRFIPSCSDELMKELGEIRGDTYGLQSHLSENPKEVEWVRDLCPDSDGYLDAYDKRGCLNKSDIGTVMAHCVYSDEKEMELLKKRDVYVAHCPQSNICLSSGIAPIRKFLDRGIKVGLGSDIAAGYSLNILNQAVEAIGLSKLYWRYIDSNSKPLELAEAFAMATRNSGPYFGNIGAFEEGFEADILVIDDEALNDGVDDIRKRFERFLYLSDECSLISKYVAGEKIIIS is encoded by the coding sequence ATGATAGTTAAGGGCAATTTGATAGATTGTGATAAGAATGGCACAATAAGGATAAGAGAGAATACTTACTTAATAGTTGAGAGCGGTATTATATCAAAGATATATTCTGAAGATGAAATTCCGAATTCCTTAAAAAATGAAAAAATAGAAGACTATAAGAATGCATTGATTATTCCGGGGCTTATAGATATGCATTTGCATGCTCCACAATTTTCCTTTAGAGGTTTGGGGATGGATATGGAGCTTCTTGACTGGTTGAACACTTATACATTTCCGGAGGAAACAAAGTATAAAAATATGGACTATGCAAAGAAGGCTTACCCAAAATTTGTGAAAGCTTTGACAAATAGTTTTACTACAAGAGCGGTTATTTTTTCTACATTGCATAAGGAAGCTACTGTTTTACTAATGGATATGCTTGAGAAAACAGGGTTGAAATGCTTTGTAGGTAAGGTGAATATGGATAGAAATTCAAGTGGTGAATTGATAGAAACTACAAGTGAGTCCATAGATGCTACAAGGGAGTGGCTTAATACTTGCAAAAATAGATATAAAAATACCAAACCTATAATAACTCCCAGATTTATTCCGAGCTGTAGTGATGAACTTATGAAAGAGCTTGGAGAAATAAGAGGAGATACCTATGGCTTACAGTCACATTTATCTGAGAATCCGAAGGAAGTGGAATGGGTAAGAGATCTTTGTCCTGATTCTGACGGCTATCTGGATGCTTATGATAAAAGAGGATGCTTGAATAAAAGTGATATTGGTACAGTGATGGCACATTGTGTTTACTCTGATGAAAAGGAAATGGAACTTTTAAAGAAAAGAGATGTTTATGTCGCACATTGTCCACAGTCAAATATTTGTTTGTCATCAGGTATAGCTCCTATAAGAAAGTTTTTGGACAGAGGAATAAAAGTTGGTCTTGGAAGTGATATAGCTGCAGGATATTCGCTTAATATATTAAATCAGGCTGTAGAAGCAATAGGACTTTCAAAGCTCTATTGGAGATATATAGACAGTAATTCAAAGCCTTTGGAATTGGCAGAGGCATTTGCTATGGCAACAAGGAATTCAGGGCCTTATTTTGGAAATATAGGTGCTTTTGAAGAAGGGTTTGAAGCTGATATCTTGGTCATAGATGATGAGGCATTGAATGATGGTGTTGATGATATAAGAAAGAGATTTGAAAGGTTCTTATATCTTTCTGATGAATGTTCTTTGATATCAAAGTATGTAGCAGGAGAAAAAATTATTATCAGTTAA
- the xdhB gene encoding xanthine dehydrogenase subunit XdhB, translating to MYDIKALYEATSVDDACRLLKEHPGSQVIAGGSDVLVQIREGKRAGKELVSIYMLDELRGICLDAEDNIRIGSLTSFSHITKNPIIQKYINVLGEAVDQIGGPQIRNIGTIGGNTCNGVTSADSASTLFAWDAQVEIAGEGYRRVVPINEFYIKAGTVALEEGEIQTAIIIPKKAYEGYKGHYIKYAMREAMDIATTGCSVNVKLSADKKTFEDVRIAYGVAGPIPMRVPTAENFIRGKEVNDENMEAFAEKVLEDINPRDSWRASKAFRCHIGVVMAKRACEKAVKQAGGDVDDRTEL from the coding sequence ATGTACGATATAAAAGCTTTATATGAGGCGACAAGTGTAGATGATGCTTGCAGACTTTTAAAAGAACATCCGGGCTCACAGGTTATTGCCGGAGGAAGCGATGTTCTTGTACAGATAAGAGAAGGTAAGAGAGCGGGTAAGGAGCTTGTAAGTATTTATATGCTTGACGAACTTAGAGGTATCTGTCTTGATGCTGAAGATAATATAAGAATTGGTTCTTTGACAAGCTTCTCACATATTACAAAGAACCCCATTATACAGAAATATATCAATGTGCTTGGTGAGGCTGTGGATCAGATAGGTGGACCGCAGATCAGAAATATAGGAACTATCGGTGGAAATACATGTAATGGTGTTACATCTGCAGATTCAGCTTCTACATTGTTTGCATGGGATGCACAGGTAGAGATAGCAGGAGAGGGCTATAGAAGAGTAGTACCTATAAATGAATTCTATATTAAGGCCGGTACAGTAGCTTTAGAAGAGGGAGAGATACAGACAGCTATCATTATACCAAAGAAAGCTTATGAAGGATACAAAGGTCATTATATAAAGTATGCTATGAGAGAGGCTATGGATATAGCAACTACAGGATGTTCAGTGAATGTAAAACTCTCAGCAGATAAGAAAACATTTGAGGATGTAAGAATAGCTTATGGTGTAGCAGGTCCTATTCCTATGAGAGTACCTACTGCAGAGAACTTTATTAGAGGAAAAGAAGTAAATGACGAGAATATGGAAGCTTTCGCAGAGAAAGTTTTGGAAGATATAAATCCTCGTGATTCATGGAGAGCAAGTAAGGCTTTCAGATGTCATATAGGTGTAGTTATGGCAAAGAGAGCTTGTGAAAAAGCAGTAAAGCAGGCAGGAGGTGATGTCGATGACAGGACAGAGTTATAA